The Triticum aestivum cultivar Chinese Spring chromosome 7B, IWGSC CS RefSeq v2.1, whole genome shotgun sequence genome window below encodes:
- the LOC123156324 gene encoding peroxidase 70-like yields the protein MQLGGPTWRVPLGRRDSTTASRALANMNLPPPTADLSTLISLFRRQGLSPAEMTALSGAHTIGLAQCLNFNGGIYNDANIDPSFAALRRQTCPSSGNRNLAPIDVQTPGAFDAAYYRNLLAKRGLFHSDQALFNGGSEDALVRQYSASPALFRSDFAKAMIKMGNIHPLTGSAGEIRKNCHVVNS from the coding sequence ATGCAGCTGGGCGGGCCGACCTGGAGAGTGCCGCTCGGCCGTCGCGACTCGACGACGGCGAGCCGGGCTCTGGCCAACATGAACCTCCCGCCGCCGACCGCCGACCTGTCCACGCTGATCTCCCTGTTCCGCAGGCAGGGGCTCTCGCCGGCCGAGATGACGGCGCTGTCGGGCGCGCACACCATCGGCCTGGCCCAGTGCCTAAACTTCAACGGCGGAATCTACAACGACGCCAACATCGACCCGTCGTTCGCGGCGCTGCGGCGGCAGACGTGCCCGAGCTCCGGCAACAGGAACCTGGCGCCCATCGACGTGCAGACCCCCGGGGCGTTCGACGCCGCCTACTACCGGAACCTGCTGGCGAAGCGCGGCCTGTTCCACTCCGACCAGGCGCTCTTCAACGGAGGGTCGGAGGACGCGCTGGTGCGGCAGTACAGCGCCAGCCCCGCGCTCTTCCGGAGCGACTTCGCCAAGGCGATGATAAAGATGGGCAACATACATCCGCTCACCGGCAGCGCCGGCGAGATCAGGAAAAACTGCCATGTCGTCAACAGCTAG